In Chloroflexota bacterium, the genomic stretch AGTTATGCGGCATAGATTTGCCTCCTTTGCCGTCTGATTTCAGCTTAGTGCGAATGTGCCTTATATTAATGCCTAGCAAGATTTGGCGCAAATGCCCACTTACTAACAGGATGGGGAGGATGGGATGTATGGATGATGTGTGGGTTGGAGATGTAATATACTCTTTTGCGCTATAGATAATTGATACTTTGTATTATTTTTGAGGTGATTTATTATGAGTGACGCAAACGCGATTATTGACGCTTGGCGCGAACGGATGCAGGAGTGGGACCGATTTATGGCTGAGCTGCGCGGTGGCGAAGGCGGTCATGGACACGGTGGGCATAGCGGTCATGGACAGGCGCAAGGGCGAGGCGACAGGCGAGCTACGTTTATCCACAAGCCGCTGGATCCGCGCCGCACGGACGACGCGGTGCTTAACGGTATCCTAGACCTTGTGAGCGTGGACTACGAAGTGCTGGATGTTGGTGGCGGCTCTGGGCGATTTGCGATTCCCTTGGCTCTGCGTGCGAAGCACGTAACGGTAGTCGAGCCATCAGAAGATTCGGTCGAGCTGCTGAACGAACGCGTGACAGACTTTGGTATCGAAAACATCACTATCATCAACGAGGCGTGGGAGGATGTGCCGGAGCCGGCGGCGGATGTCGTGCTGTGCTCGCTAGTGCTGCACCATGTGCTTGACGCTGCGCCGTTCGTGCGCAAGATGCAGCAGCACGCGAGGAAGCGCGTGGTGATTGTGGAGATGATGGAGACGCCTGGCGCGACAGAGATGCCGTTCTTCGAGCGAGTGCACGGTGCCGCCCCGACGCCCTTGCCCGGACTGCCGAAAATCCTTGAACTGCTATGGGCGTTGGAAATCTACCCCGATGTAACGATGGTTGAGCCGGAGAACGCCGTTCTCGACACCGACCGCGAAGGTGTGCTGGATCACCTGCGCCGCCGCCTCAGCGTTGAAGAAGGCAGTGAAGCCGACGACCGTTTACAAGCAGCCGCCAACGAACTGTTGGTGGACATTCCCGAAGGCTTGTCCGTTCGCAACGCCGCAATGCGTCGAAGCGCCATCGTTTCTTGGAATCCGGCGCGCGTCTGAGCTCGCTATAATCTATTGCTTGATACACTCTCTCCGTGATGTACAATGCACAGGCTGATTAAACCAACACGTAGGAGGCGACCCAATGCACATCGCGCGATTTTCTTGGAACGACAGGATACAGTGGGGCATCGCTGAGGGCGATGATTTGTATGCGTTGGATGGCGGCTTGTACGACAACCCGTCCGCCGGCGAGCGGTTGTGTGCGCTGTCGGATGCGCGGCTGCTCGCGCCGATTGACGCGCATGCGAACAAGGTAGTCGCCATAGCAGCGAACTACGGCGATAAGGCTGGACGCGATGGTCCCGGCATCTTTATGAAGCAGCCCGGCACTGTCATCGGACCGGACGACTCCATCATCTATCCGCGCATCGGCGTGCGCATCATCCACGAAGCGGAAGTGGGAATTGTCATCGGCAAGCGCGCGCGGCATGTCAGCGTGGAAGACGCGTTCGACTATGTGCTGGGATACACCTGCGTCAACGATGTGAGCGCGAATGAGCTTACGAACAGCGACATCGGCGCGGGCATGAGCCTGCGCTGGAAGCACTTCGACACCTTCTGCCCGCTTGGTCCTGTAGTCGCAACCGGCATAGACGGCGACAACCTGCGAATCCAATGCCGCGTCAACGGGCAGACGCAAGTGGACGGCAGCAGCGCGGACATGCTCTGGGGCGTCGCCGAGTTGGTGAGCTGGGTATCGGATGTGATGACGCTATACCCCGGCGACATAATCCCCAGCGGCTGCCCCGGCGTGGACGAAATCAAGGTCGGCGATGCCGTCGAGGTCGAGATAGAAGGTATCGGCATCCTCCGCAACCCGGTGGTGAAGGACATTGATTGAGTTAAATATAAATGGATGGATGGGGAGGATAAACACCATTTATCCTCCCCATCCCGCTAACCCCTTGTTCCAATGCCCTCCGTGTCTCCGAACTCCTTGATCATTATCCAGGCAGACTCCTCAACTGTCTGTCCGTTTCCGAGGTCATCCAATTCATTCCATGTGTCCGTCACTCGGTCAGGAAGACGCTTGTATCCGAGACGTTCATAAATTCGTATCGCATCGACATTGTCAACGGATACTTCTAGGTTGACTTCGTACAGATTCCGTCGGACGGCCGCTGACTCGACGGCCTCAATTAAGGCGGTTCCCACACCACGATTTCTGAAGGCACTTCCCACGTCCAGTGCGAACATTCGCAACGAGCCCGTCCTCTGAAATCCTCGACCACCTGTACTGACCGTGCCGACGATCTGCCCCTCGAGTTCGGCTATGAGCATCTCCCTGTATCCGAGCTCGCTTTCGTCATACCTTCTCTTAACCTGTGTACGGCTGACTTCTGGGCTGAGCGAATCTGCCAACCGATCAACATCTTCAAGTCTTACTTGGCGAATTTCCATTTAATCGGTCCCAAGGTTCTGACTTTAGCCCTATAAGAGTGGAAGGGGCTTATTGACTGACATACCGAAATACAGACTAACCGACAGACTAATCACGCCTTCTCCGCGATGAAATCCGCCATCCGCTCGCCTATCATCATCGTCGTGACATTCGTGTTCGCGCGGATACAGTCCGGCATCACCGACGCGTCCACCACGCGCAAGCCTTCCATCCCATGCACGCTCCCGTGCTGGTCAACCACCGCCATCGGATCGGACGCAGGCCCCATCTTGCATGTGCAGGATATGTGATGCCCTGTCGTCGCGTCCCGCATCATCCAGTCGTCCAGCGCGTCGTCCGATGCGAGGTCCGCGTCCGATGGCTCTATGCGCTCTTCGATGATGTCCTTAAACGCCTCATGCTCGCCCAGCGCAATGGCGCGGTGAATGCCCTCGCGCATCCGAATGCGGTCGAACTCCTCCGCGAAGTAGTTGTAGTTCAGGAACGGCTGCACACTTGGGTCGGGCGATGTGAGCCTCAGATCGCCCGCGCTCGCGGCGAGGTATATCGAGACGATAGCACGGATGCCCAGAGGTTCCATGCGCGCACCGCCTCGGTCCACCCGCTCAGTTGCGAACGACTGGAATATCATAATCATATCGTTCCGCAGGTCGCTGCCCTCCGCCGTGTAGCGCAGCACAAGCTGGTTGCGCGGCGCAAGCCCGTCTAGCTCGAAGCCTTCCTTCGTCTTCCATGTAATCCAGACGATAGGATGGTCGCGCAGATTCTGCCCCACACCCGGTAGGTCATGCACCAGCGGAATGCCGAACTCGGCTAGGTGCGCGGCAGGACCCACGCCCGACAGCATCAGTATCTGCGGAGAGCCTATCGCGCCCGCGCTCAGCACTATTTCGTCGCCGAATACCTCGAATGTTTCACCGCCGGACTCCACCTGCACACCAACCGCGCGCTTGCCCTCGAACAGGATGCGCTGCGTGGCGCAGTTCGCGCGAATAGTCAGGTTCAGCCGGTGCCGCGACATCCCCAGGTAGCCGATATTCGTACTCCAGCGAATCCCCTGCGGATTGTTGAACGGCGTAGGGCTGATGCCGGTCGAGTCAGGGTTGTTCAGGTCAAGGCTTTCCGGATGTCCTGCCGCTTTGCATGCGTCGTAGAACGCCTTCTGCGCCGGCAGCCACTCGTCCTGCTTGAACCGCCGCGCGATGATGGGACCGTCCGTGCCGTGGAAGTCGTCCGAGAAGTCTGTGTCCGTCTCCAGCTTGCGGAAGTACGGCATAAGCTTGTCGAAAGTCCAGTCCGAGTTGCCCATCGCAGCCCAGCCGTCGTAGTCCTCCGGCACGCCGCGCAGGAACATCTGCCCGTTGATTGCGCTCGACCCGCCCGTAACCTTGCCGCGCGGCACCATCATAGGCTGCTCCGCGCGCGCCGACGGCTGCCCCCAGAACTGCCAGTTGTGGTCGCTCACCATCACATCCGTGCCGGTCGCATATCCATAGCGCACCTCGTCCGGCAGTTGCTCAATCTCGGCGTAGTCGGGGCCCGCCTCCAACAGCAGGACCGACTTGCTCGGATCCTCGCTCAGCCGCGATGCAACGATAGCGCCCGCCGACCCCGCGCCAACAACGATGATGTCGTACTTCATATTACTTCCTCCTATCGTGTTTATCCTGTCGGTTCATTTTAATTTGCAAGGTAGGAGAGTAAGCGCTACATCTCCCGCCGAATATAGTCCGCAATCCGCTCGCCGATCATCATTGTGGTTACGTTTGTGTTGGCGCGCACCGTGTCGGGCATTACGGAGGCGTCGGCTACGCGCAAGCCTTCGATACCGTGCACTCTGCCGTACTGGTCAACCACGTTCATCGGGTCGCTGGCGGGGCCCATGCGGCAGGTGGTCGTCAGATGCTGCCCGGTCGTGACCTCTCGCAGCATCCATGCATCCAGCGCGTCGTCGGATTCTAAGTCAGCGTCGGTCGGGCTGTATCGCTCCTTCACCACCGAGGATAAGTCGGAATGCGCGAAGACATCCACCGCTAGGCGCACGACTTCGCGCAGACGCCGCCTGTCCTCAGGGTCTTCCAGCAGGTGGTAGTCAAGGAACGGCTGTACATGGGGATCGAGCGATGTGAGCGTAATTCTGCCCTTGCTCTTGGCGAGGTATATCGAGCCTGTGATGCGTATGCCCGTCGCCTCCATGCGGTTGCCACCGCGGTTGATGCGCTCGGACGCGAACGACTGCATCCACATCATCATGTCGTTGGCAAGCTCCGAGCCGGTCGCGGTGTAGCGCAGCCCGACCTGAATGCGCGGCGCGAGACCGTCCAGTGGGATGTGGTCTTGCACGCTCGCGTCGATGAATATCAGCGGATGATCGCTGAAGTTGCGCCCCACGCCGGGCAGGTCATGCACGACGGGTATGCCCATTTCTTGCAGGTGGTCGGCAGGACCTACGCCGGACAGCATCAGCAGTTGCGGGTTGGCGATTGTGCCACTGCTCAGCACGATTTGATCGGCTTCCGCGATGAAACGCTCGCCCCCGCTCTCCACATCCACGCCGGTAACACGCTTGCCGTCGAACAGCAGCCGGTGCGCCATGCAATTCCCCCTGATGGTCAGGTTCAGGCGGTGGCGCGCCTGGCTCAGGTAGCCGACGCTGGTGCTCCAGCGTATGCCGTCTGGGTTGTTGCAGGGAATCGCTCCAACGCCGTGCGCGTCCGGCGCGTTCATGTCATCAACATGCTGGAAACCCAAATCCCGACAGGCATTGTAGAACCCGCTCTGCGAAGGATGCCATGTCTCGCGTTTGAAGCGGTGGCAGATGATTGGCCCCTCCGTGCCGTGGAAGTCGTCTGAGAAGTCGGTGTCGGTCTCCAGCTTGCGGAAGAACGGCATCACATTCTCGAGTTTCCAGTCGTCGTTGCCCTTGGCTGCCCAGTCGTCGAAGTCGTGTGTCAGCCCGCGCAGAAACACCTGCCCGTTGATGGCGCTTGTGCCGCCGGTAACCTTGCCACGCGGCACTAGCATCGGCTCGGCGACATCGTTGCCCTTGCCGATAAACTGCCAGTTGTGGTCGTCGCTCACCATTATGTCTGTCCCGGTGGCATAGCCGAACTTCAGCTCTTCAGGCAGCGTATCCAAGTCTGGGTAGTCCGGACCCGCCTCCAGCAGCAGCACGGAACGATCCGGGTCTTCAGAAAGCCTGGAGGCAACAACGCCTCCGCCAGAACCCGCGCCTATGACGATAACATCGTATTTCATGGCAGTCCCTCCATTTGGTTTATCAATCAGTCGGTCAGTTTGTTGATTGGCGTGTCAGTCCATGCCCCATTGATGGCGGAAGGTTAGGATGGGGATGAATCGCCCCATACCAATCTCATTCTGTCCCTAACGGGCCTGCCCATCCCTCAACGCATGCGAATAGTGCATATTGCGGGCGATAATATATGCGGCTGGCGCGAGCGTCAAGAATGTGCAGTAATTTGCCATGATTTCGTGAATGCCTGTTGGTTAACCGTCTGGGCTGACATTCCGAGCAGAGCGGAAAATCTAAAGTCGTCTGGGTAAATCGGGCGTATATGCGGTAGAATAGTCAGCAGACGCCATTCCGGCTCACAATTCATGAATTCATACTTGAGGTTTGCCAATGTCCCTGACAAGGGAGTTACAAAGCGAAAATGCTGATCTTTGGGAGCGCGCCGCGACGCACCCGTTCGTAATCGAGATGGGCGAAGGCACACTGCCGACGGAGAAGTTTCGCCGCTACTTTCTGCAGGACTATGTGTTCGTGCGTGACCTCGTGCAGACGATTGCGCTGGGCGCGGCGAAGGCGCCAACCATCGAAGACGGCGCGCCGCTTGTGAAATTCCTCGCGGCGCTTGGTCCCGAGAACGACCTGTTTCAGCGCGCGTTCGCCGAGCTTGGTGCAAGTGAAGCCGAATACTCCGCGGCGAGCGCAACGCCTACCACGCAGGCATTCGGCGATTTCATCGCGCGCACTGCACTGCAGGGCGACTTTATCGACATCCTGACTATCCTATACGTTACGGAAGGCTTGTATCTCGACTGGGCGGTGCGTCTGCTGGAAGCCGGCAAGCGTCCGGAATCGCCGAAGATATACGCGGAGTGGATCGACATACACGGACCGGAAGTTCTGGGCGAACTGGTCGATTTCCTCCGCGAGCGTATCGACAATGCAGGCATTGACGGCGCGGACAACAGCAGACGCGACGAGATAGCGCGCGTCTTCCGCACTACGCTCCGCTACGAATACCGCTTCTGGCAAGCCGCATATCACGGCGACAACTGGGACTAATCCATCCTACATCTAAATCGCATCCAGTTCATCGATATAAGTTATGTGAGTAACTCATGAAAAAAGTAATGACGATTGCGGGCAGCGACTCCGGCGGCGGTGCTGGCATACAAGCCGACCTAAAGGCGTTCGCCGCCAACGGCGTTTACGGCACATCCGCAATCACGGCGGTTACGGCGCAAAACACGCTGCGAGTCTCCGATGTGCTGGCGTTGCCACCGGAGTTCGTGGCGAGCCAGATAGATGCCATCGTGAGCGACATCGGCGCGGACGCGGTGAAGACGGGCATGCTCGCCAACGCCGCCATCGTGGATACGGTCGCCGAGTGCATCGCGGCGCATTCGCTCAGCCCGGTCGTCATCGACCCGGTGATGGTCAGCAGCACTGGCTCGCGCCTGTTCGCGGATGACGCAGTGGACGCGATACGCGACCTGTTGCTGCCTCTCGCCACGCTGGTTACGCCGAATACGCGTGAGGCAACGGTGCTGACCGGACTCGCAATCAACACGCCGGACGACATGCGCGTCGCAGCACGCCAAATCGCCGAGACGATGGGTGCGAGCGCAGTGCTCGTCAAGGGGGGGCACATCGAAGGTCCGGCTACCGATGTGCTGTACGATGGGAGCGGCTTCACCGAGTTCACGGAGGAGCGCATCGACACCACGAGCAATCACGGCACGGGCTGCACTCTGGCATCGACCATTGCGTCGAACTTGGCGAATGGTCAGGACCTGCCGACCGCAGTGGCAAACGGCAAGGCGTATGTTACGAACGCGATGCGCGCTGCCGTGCCCATCGGCGAGGGACACGGGCCCCTGAACCACTTCTACATGCTTGGTGGCGCGAACTGATAAGCCCGAGGTGAGGTCTGACATGACAACAACCACAGAGCGGCTCATAATGACGGCAGACGAACTGTTCGCTATGCCGGACGACGGCTATCGCTACGAACTCGTCAGAGGAGAACTGCGAAAGATGGCACCGGAAGGTGGGGAACACAGTTGGATTTCGTCTGACATAGACGGTAGTTTGAACCCGTATGTCAAAGTGAATAGTCTAGGTAAGACTTTCACTAACGACCCAGGATTCATTCTGCAACGCGACCCCGACCATGTGCGCGCGCCCGATGTCGCCTTCGTGCGGCGCGAGCGCATCGAAGTTATCGGCAAGCAGACAGGATATTGGCCAGAAGCGCCGGACTTGGCAGTCGAAGTCATTTCTCCGCACGACCGCTACACCGAAGTCGATGAGAAGGTCGCCGATTGGCTTGCCGCCGGCACGCGCATGGTAATCGTGGTCAACCCGCGCAACAATACGGTGAGGGTGCACCGCTCGCCCACTGATGTCGTCAGCCTGACGATTGACGATACGCTGGACGGTGGCGATGTGGTGCCGGGATGGCGCATGCCGCTGACGGAAATCTTATTGGATTGATGTGCCGCGTGTGCACATAGGGAGTGCAACGGCGCTTTTCACCCCTCGTCCTAACCTTCTGAAAACCTACTAACTGACGCACTGACATACTGATAGACTGACGCACTGACAAAACACACAAGGAATAAAGATGGAAAACTCCGTAGGCATTGGGCTGCTGGGCATGGGCGTGGTCGGGGGCGGCGTGGCGCAAGTTATTGGCGGCAAGAGCGACGAGCTGGCGAAAATGATCGGCGCGCCTCCGATGTTGCATGGCGCACTGGTTCGCGATATGACCAAGCCGCGCGCAGCGAATCTACCCGCAGACTCGCTCACCACCCGCGCTGACGATATTATCGAACACCCGATGGTCAACATCGTCGTGGAGGTTATGGGCGGCGAGCAGCCCGCGCTCGACTACATCCTCAAAAGCATATCGCTCGGCAAGCATGTGGTTACCGCCAACAAGGAAGTGATGGCGAAGCACGGCGCGGACATCCTGACGCAGGCGCGCGAACAAGGCGTGCAGGTGCTGTTCGAGGCGAGCGTCGCAGGCGGTACGCCTATCATCGCACCGCTGCTGCGCGACCTCGTGGCGAACGAAATAGTCAGCGTCAACGGCATCATCAACGGTACGACGAACTATATACTGACGAAGATGGCGCAGGAAGGGCAGGACTTCGCGGTCGCGCTTGCGGACGCGCAAGCGTTGGGCTACGCAGAATCAGACCCGACGAACGACATTGAAGGCATCGACGCGGCATACAAGCTGGCGATACTATCTACGCTCGCATTCCGCGCGAGTGTCAGCGATGCCGATGTTTACAGCGAAGGCATAACGCACCTGACAGCGCAGGACTTCCGATACGCGCGCGAACTCGGCTATGCGATAAAGCTGCTCGCCATCGCGGACAAGGCGAACGGCGCGGTGAATGTGCGCGTGCATCCGGCGATGGTGCCGGAAGATGTGATGCTCGCTAAGGTTGACGGCGTGCTGAACGCTATCGAAGTGCAGACGGATCTCGCCGGGCGCGTGCTGTTCCACGGACGCGGCGCCGGCGACATGCCCACGACGAGCGCCGTACTCGCAGATGTGGTGCATATCGCGCGCAACGTAGTCCGCGGTGTCGATGCGCCGCCGCTGCCTATGCTGAACGCCGATGTGCGCATCTCTCCGATTAGCGCGCTTGAGACGAAGTACTACATGCGGCTGAATGTCGAAGAACGGCCCGGCGTATTCGCGCAAATCCTCAAGGTGCTGGGCGACCTCGACATCAGTATTGCGTCTGCCATTCAAAAGGAGACCGACGACGCGGCAAGGCGCGCGGAAATCGTGCTTATGACGCATCGCGCCAAGGAGAAATCGGTGCAGACCGCGCTGAAAGCCATCGGCAAACTCGAAGTGGTGAACGAAATCGGCAGCCTAATCCGCGTCGAAGAATGGGATTGAAATTGACAGAGTGTTGAGCGCGATATATACTATATATACATTCGCCCCTTGGCAGTACGCTACACTCCCGGAATATCCGGTGATCTTGAGTGAGCCGATCCCCTGGGGCTTTTTGTTTGCCCTGTGAGGTTTCTATGGCTAAAGTGGCAATTCTGATAGATGGTGGATACTTTCTAAAGCGGCTGCCGTCAGTACGCTCAGATATAGATGACACGGATCCTATTGAAGTTGCGGGGGCTATCAGGCAGTTAGTCCGTAACCACCTGAGTCAACTAAACAACATTCATCATGCTACTAACTTTTACAGTCTTCTCTATCGGTGCTTTTACTATGATGCCCTTCCGTACAGTAACAAAGGACAAAAACCCATAACCAGACGTCCCATTAACTTCGCTACATCAGAAATGGGCTCTTCGATGCTCTGCGCGAGCAATCTAACTTTGCGCTTAGATTGGGAGAAGTTAGAAAGCCGAGCAAAAGTTCATGGACTTTGAAACCATCAGCACAAAAGCGTCTTTTGCGTGGAGACATAGATACGTCGGGGCTTAGTGATGAGGATTTCATACCTGATTTGCATCAGAAGGGTGTGGACATGCGGATAGGGCTAGATATCGCATCTATTACCCTGAAACAACAAGCCGACACGATCATACTCGTATCTGGTGACAGCGATTTTGTGCCTGCGGCAAAATTGGCGCGCCGAGAAGGTGTCATATTCATCTTGGACCCGCTTTGGCAAAAGGTCTCTAATGACCTGCTGGAACACATCGATGGATTGCGGAGTGGCTTCTACAATCCTGGCAGCCGAACCACGTGAGATTCCTAGGCGACAAGACCGACAAGGCAGCCCAATCCGAAGCCCGCGCCGACGCTGCCGAAGCCCGCGTATCGCAACCGGAAGCCGAACTGCGCCGCCTGCGTGGGGAATAACGACGGTTGGTTCAACTGCGATCTGACAAGTTCGGCGATATGGAACTGCAAATCCGCGTTCAGCCGCGCGAGCCGTGATGCAATCGAAGTTGATGACGAGGGCGCATCTGCGCGGATAATCGTGCGGATAACGGCGCCGCCCGAATCCGGCAAGGCGCATGCCGCCGTTATTGCGCTGCTGGCAAGGCAGCTGCGCATTCCCAAATGCAGCGCCCACTCCCGCGCAGGCGCAAGCCGCCTCCTCCTCGACCAGCACGCCCTCTTCTCGAAGCGCCCACTCGCACGCGGGCGCAAGTCACGCGACAATATCCCTCGCTTTGCTTCGGAATGACGGCAGGCGGGGATGTACGGCATGACAATGGAATCTGGAATTGCTGTCGGAGTTCGCCCCGCATCCTAACCTTACCCCTCAAGGGGCAGGAGCTCATATCCTGCGTATCCTGTCCATCGATGTTAATTTCCGTTACGGCGTTATCTAATTGGGGTGGTAGAATGTAGCTCGATATGGATGAATTCGTTGTATTCGGTGTGCTGCTGGCGGCGCTTGTGCTGTTTATTACGGGCAAGGTGCGCTATGACATTGTGGCGCTTAGTGCGCTGCTGATACTCACGATTGTGCGGATTGTGCCGGCAGCGGACGCATTTCATGGATTCGGGCATCCGGCGGTCATAACCGTCGGCGCGGTGCTGGTGCTCAGCAAGACGCTCGAAAGCTCCGGCGTCATCGATGTCTTGGAGCGATGGTTCGCGCACGTCGGGCAGCGACTGACCGTGCAGATTGCGTCGCTGTCCGGGTTGGTCGCCGTGCTGTCCGCGTTCATGAACAACGTGGGCGCGCTCAGCCTGCTGATGCCACTCGCGGCTCGGGCGGCGAACACCGCGCGACGTCCATACTCACCCTACCTGATGCCGCTGTCGTTCGCGTCGCTGCTGGGCGGTTTGACAACGTTGGTCGGCACGCCGCCGAACATCATCATCGCCACATTCCGCCACGAAGCAGTTGGCGAAGCGTTCGGAATGTTCGACTTTACGCCCGTCGGCGCAGCAGTCGCAGTCGCTGGTGTCATATTCATCGCGCTTGTCGGATGGCGGCTCATACCGTCTCGGCGGCCGCAAAGTAGCCTGTCGGACGCCATAGACATCTCGGGATATATGGTGGAGGTGCGTGTAACGCAGAACTCGCGATTCGCGGGCAGACTCGTGCGCGACCTAGAAGAGCTCGCCGGCGAGGATGTGGTGATAGTCGGTGTGATACACAGAGGAACGGCATACGGCGCGCCGTCGGCATACCAGATTATCGATGTGGGCGATGTGTTCATCATAGAGATTGCGCCGGAAGACCTGAACGCTTTCATGCTCGATACCGGGTTCGCGCTGGAAATGTTTCGCGATCTGCGGTCCGATGTGGAGCAGTCCGTCGAGGCGGACGATGTAACGCTGCTCGAGGCGGTGGTGATGCGCAACGGGCTAGCGGATGGTAACACGGCGCGCAGCATGCACATGCACGCGCAGTTCGGCGTCAACCTGCTCGGCGTGTCGCGCAGGGGCACTCGGCGCGTATCGAGGCTCAGCCAAGTCGTGCTGCAAGTCGGCGATGTGCTGCTGTTGCAGGGCAAGACAGAATCGGTACAGAACGCGCTGCCAAGTCTCGGCGTACTGCCGCTCGCGCAACGAGACCTGCAAGTCGGACAGCCGCCACGCCGCCTGATAGTGCCGGTGAGCGTGTTCGTCTGCGCGCTGCTGCTGACCATATTCGGCGTATTGCCGATACACATATCGCTG encodes the following:
- a CDS encoding SLC13 family permease, producing MDEFVVFGVLLAALVLFITGKVRYDIVALSALLILTIVRIVPAADAFHGFGHPAVITVGAVLVLSKTLESSGVIDVLERWFAHVGQRLTVQIASLSGLVAVLSAFMNNVGALSLLMPLAARAANTARRPYSPYLMPLSFASLLGGLTTLVGTPPNIIIATFRHEAVGEAFGMFDFTPVGAAVAVAGVIFIALVGWRLIPSRRPQSSLSDAIDISGYMVEVRVTQNSRFAGRLVRDLEELAGEDVVIVGVIHRGTAYGAPSAYQIIDVGDVFIIEIAPEDLNAFMLDTGFALEMFRDLRSDVEQSVEADDVTLLEAVVMRNGLADGNTARSMHMHAQFGVNLLGVSRRGTRRVSRLSQVVLQVGDVLLLQGKTESVQNALPSLGVLPLAQRDLQVGQPPRRLIVPVSVFVCALLLTIFGVLPIHISLPGAVVVLLVSRFLSLQTAYQAVNWPIIILLGAMIPVGEALETTGGALRIAALVTELGDSLPAWSMVMLILVITMLLSDWINNATAVILMAPVGLGVAAAIGAAADPFLMAVAIGGSSAFLSPIGHQSNTIVMGPGGYRFGDYWRMGLPLDIIIVSVATPLIVLVWPLGV